The Novipirellula artificiosorum genome contains a region encoding:
- a CDS encoding FAD-dependent oxidoreductase — protein MTASKPLFFASILCLLLVSGLIDRRPATAEPPTYDVVVYGGTSAGVIAAVQAKKMDKSVVLVGPDRHLGGLTSGGLGWTDTGNKGVIGGLARDFYHRIWQKYQRPENWPHQTLDEYGNRGQGNRAIDGKNRTMWIFEPHLAEQVFEDYVEEFQIPVHREQWLDRESGVVKTDGKISSIRMLSGETYAGKMFIDATYEGDLMAAAGVQYATGREAGDVYDEKYGGVQTGVLHHHHHFDILDRPVSPYRVPGDPTSGVLPRISTEPPGEKLAGDHRIQAYCFRMCLTNHDPNRVPFAKPDGYDASQYELLARIYQAGFDETFDKFDPIPNHKTDTNNHGPFSTDNIGYNYDYPDASYERREEILREHETYQKGWLYFLCTDPRVPDDVRTEMQTWGLAKDEFIDNGHWPHQLYIREARRMVGMYVMTENELLKRRPTPNSVGMGSYAMDSHNVQRYITPEGYVQNEGDIGVSTKGPYEISYGSLVPKREDCTNLLVPVCVSSSHIAFGSIRMEPVFMILGQSAATSAVQAIDEEIAVQDVRYSKLRERLEADGQVLTYEPKSAGK, from the coding sequence ATGACCGCCTCAAAACCCTTGTTTTTCGCGTCGATCCTCTGTCTGCTGCTCGTTTCGGGACTCATCGATCGACGACCGGCGACTGCGGAACCCCCGACCTATGACGTCGTCGTTTACGGCGGCACCTCAGCCGGCGTGATCGCGGCCGTACAAGCCAAGAAGATGGACAAGTCCGTGGTCCTCGTTGGACCTGACCGACATCTCGGCGGACTCACCAGCGGCGGGCTCGGATGGACCGACACCGGCAACAAGGGCGTGATCGGGGGACTCGCTCGCGATTTTTACCACCGGATTTGGCAAAAATACCAGCGACCGGAAAACTGGCCCCACCAAACACTCGACGAGTACGGCAACCGCGGCCAAGGCAACCGAGCGATCGACGGCAAGAACCGCACGATGTGGATCTTTGAGCCGCATCTCGCTGAACAGGTCTTCGAGGACTACGTTGAGGAATTTCAGATCCCCGTCCACCGGGAACAATGGCTCGACCGCGAATCCGGTGTGGTCAAAACCGATGGAAAGATCTCGTCGATCCGAATGCTCAGCGGAGAAACCTACGCCGGTAAGATGTTCATCGACGCCACGTACGAAGGCGACTTGATGGCAGCCGCCGGCGTCCAATATGCGACGGGCCGCGAAGCGGGTGACGTCTACGATGAAAAATATGGGGGCGTGCAAACCGGAGTCCTCCATCACCACCATCACTTCGATATCCTCGATCGTCCCGTCAGCCCCTATCGCGTGCCCGGGGATCCAACCAGCGGCGTACTGCCTCGGATCAGTACGGAACCCCCAGGCGAAAAACTCGCTGGCGACCATCGGATCCAAGCCTATTGTTTTCGCATGTGCTTGACCAATCATGATCCTAACCGCGTCCCGTTTGCGAAGCCCGATGGCTATGACGCATCTCAGTACGAATTATTAGCGAGAATCTATCAGGCAGGTTTCGATGAAACCTTCGACAAGTTTGACCCGATCCCCAATCACAAAACCGACACCAACAATCACGGTCCCTTCAGCACCGACAACATCGGCTACAACTACGATTACCCCGACGCGAGTTACGAGCGACGGGAAGAGATCCTCCGCGAACACGAAACGTATCAGAAGGGATGGCTGTACTTTTTGTGTACGGATCCACGCGTCCCCGACGACGTGCGGACGGAAATGCAAACTTGGGGTCTGGCCAAAGATGAGTTCATCGACAATGGCCATTGGCCTCATCAGCTGTACATCCGCGAAGCGCGGCGGATGGTTGGCATGTACGTGATGACAGAGAACGAACTGCTGAAACGGCGTCCGACGCCAAATTCGGTTGGCATGGGATCCTATGCAATGGATTCGCATAATGTGCAGCGATACATTACACCGGAGGGGTACGTGCAAAACGAGGGGGACATCGGCGTCAGCACGAAAGGTCCCTACGAGATTTCCTATGGTTCGCTCGTGCCAAAGCGAGAGGACTGCACGAACTTGCTCGTCCCGGTTTGTGTCTCCAGTTCGCATATCGCGTTCGGTTCGATCCGGATGGAACCGGTCTTCATGATTTTGGGCCAAAGTGCGGCCACGTCCGCCGTACAGGCAATCGACGAAGAGATTGCCGTGCAAGACGTCCGCTATTCAAAACTCCGCGAACGACTTGAGGCCGACGGCCAAGTGTTGACGTATGAACCAAAGAGTGCTGGGAAATAG
- a CDS encoding sulfatase family protein translates to MRNLSVFWLLLMLGCVSLDANVTEATDRPNFVIFIADDMAWDDSGAYGHPSIRTKNIDRLAEQGMRFDRAFLTCSSCSPSRSSIMTSRYPHATGAGELHLPLPATQIMMTKPLSQSGYWTAAVGKWHLGDFVTDQVDYQQASSPEKMGDAWVHALRNRPTEKPFFLWAAHLDPHRGYKPGAIDPPHSREDVVVPPFFPDTDEVRDDMALYYDEIGRFDEHIGRVLQELDAQGIADDTFVLVLSDNGRPFPHCKTRVHVPGVRTPLIVRFPGRAKAGTTCDSVVSSIDIGPTVLELAGVPVPDNFQGSSFAGLLANSTAEIRRYAFAEHNWHDYRAFERGVLGKEFCYVRNWLPNTPGTPPADAVNSPTYAAMQQLHAEGKLTESQKGCFETPRPTEFLYKIASDPNCIANLAEEPQYRSTLEAMQNALGEWQRQTEDSFPGEDQLTPDAFDRVSGKRILPGANPSLIKK, encoded by the coding sequence ATGCGAAATCTTTCTGTTTTTTGGCTGCTCCTGATGCTTGGCTGCGTGTCACTTGACGCCAACGTCACGGAAGCGACTGACCGTCCTAATTTCGTGATCTTCATCGCCGACGACATGGCATGGGACGATAGTGGTGCCTACGGCCACCCGTCGATTCGAACAAAAAACATCGATCGGCTTGCCGAGCAAGGCATGCGGTTTGACCGAGCGTTCTTGACTTGTTCGTCATGCAGTCCGAGTCGTTCCTCGATCATGACGAGTCGGTACCCGCATGCGACCGGCGCGGGCGAACTTCACTTGCCGCTGCCAGCGACTCAAATCATGATGACCAAGCCGCTGTCGCAATCAGGCTACTGGACCGCTGCGGTTGGTAAGTGGCATTTGGGAGATTTTGTGACCGATCAAGTCGATTACCAACAAGCGTCGTCGCCGGAAAAGATGGGGGACGCATGGGTCCATGCATTGCGAAACCGTCCGACGGAGAAGCCCTTCTTCCTCTGGGCTGCCCATTTGGATCCGCATCGGGGCTACAAACCAGGCGCGATCGATCCGCCTCACTCACGCGAGGATGTCGTCGTGCCCCCATTCTTTCCTGATACGGATGAAGTTCGTGACGACATGGCGCTTTACTATGACGAAATCGGACGTTTCGACGAGCACATCGGCAGGGTGCTCCAGGAACTCGATGCACAGGGCATCGCGGACGACACCTTCGTCTTGGTGCTCAGTGACAACGGTCGGCCTTTCCCACACTGCAAAACTCGCGTCCACGTTCCTGGGGTGCGAACGCCGCTGATTGTCCGTTTTCCCGGTCGTGCGAAGGCAGGGACCACCTGCGACAGCGTGGTCAGTTCGATTGACATTGGGCCGACCGTACTGGAACTGGCTGGGGTGCCGGTTCCCGACAACTTTCAGGGCAGCAGCTTCGCGGGGCTGCTAGCAAACTCAACAGCCGAAATTCGGCGTTATGCGTTTGCGGAGCATAATTGGCATGATTACCGAGCCTTCGAGCGCGGCGTATTGGGTAAAGAATTTTGCTACGTCCGCAACTGGTTGCCGAATACCCCAGGCACTCCACCGGCGGATGCCGTCAACAGCCCGACCTACGCCGCAATGCAGCAACTACATGCCGAAGGCAAGCTGACGGAGTCCCAAAAGGGGTGCTTCGAAACACCTCGTCCGACCGAGTTTTTGTACAAGATCGCTTCTGATCCGAACTGTATCGCCAATTTGGCCGAAGAACCACAGTACCGCTCAACGCTGGAGGCGATGCAAAATGCACTGGGCGAGTGGCAGCGGCAAACCGAAGACTCATTTCCTGGTGAAGACCAACTCACTCCCGACGCGTTTGATCGCGTTTCGGGGAAACGAATCCTCCCTGGGGCGAATCCCTCCCTGATCAAAAAATAA
- a CDS encoding anti-sigma factor family protein, with protein MSAELLSDNAPLDPDDELLVAYVDGELDNQLRGGLEERLLEDEALRRRLQELQRGWDYLDDLAGSTPNEKLVESTMELVVADLVKPQQTQHRSLWPIRWPMAVTAISLASILVTAVVIGMVRSHQYRAQLADLAIAENLDAYYYGNDLQLMRGLAINESWAKTIALMREIGDLQTPKPLVANLPMDQRESVIAEMPLADRAQLGYRWNRFERLKPEDQERLRATASEAADQPDSDRLLETMQAYAVWRETLPSDLRDKIESNNLDERREAIRIAMDKTQLDLSRRSGEILSDETIERIDYTLHRILDERLRMDDPKLKKFMERFSKGATPEQVEMIAINAMVMTDGGRSGRWGGGFIRGMADRPAPLNANELDMIKWWLPDEDHETLDLIAGDPRNPFMESETLRYWAGETVKRKSPWRNEDPRSLLQRYQQIDDDEYRLMLDLMPPKEMLDRLVPEQRR; from the coding sequence ATGAGTGCTGAATTGTTGTCCGACAACGCTCCGCTTGACCCCGACGATGAGCTGCTTGTCGCCTACGTGGATGGCGAACTGGATAACCAGTTGCGTGGGGGTTTGGAGGAACGCTTGCTTGAAGATGAAGCGCTTCGCCGGCGACTTCAAGAACTGCAACGGGGTTGGGATTATTTGGATGACCTTGCCGGGTCAACTCCAAATGAAAAACTGGTGGAATCGACGATGGAGTTGGTGGTTGCCGACTTGGTCAAACCGCAGCAGACGCAACATCGCTCGCTGTGGCCGATTCGCTGGCCAATGGCCGTCACGGCGATCAGTCTCGCCAGCATCTTGGTGACCGCAGTGGTGATTGGCATGGTTCGGAGCCATCAGTACCGTGCCCAGCTTGCGGATTTAGCGATTGCTGAAAATTTGGATGCCTACTATTACGGAAACGACTTGCAGTTGATGCGAGGTTTAGCGATCAACGAATCGTGGGCCAAGACGATCGCCTTGATGCGAGAAATCGGTGATCTGCAGACCCCCAAGCCGTTGGTGGCGAACCTCCCGATGGACCAACGTGAATCGGTCATCGCGGAAATGCCACTCGCGGACCGAGCTCAATTGGGGTACCGATGGAATCGCTTTGAAAGGCTCAAACCGGAAGATCAAGAACGGCTGCGCGCGACCGCGTCGGAGGCGGCGGACCAACCGGATTCGGATCGTTTGCTCGAGACCATGCAAGCGTATGCGGTGTGGCGAGAAACGTTGCCGAGCGATCTACGTGACAAGATCGAGTCGAATAATCTTGATGAGCGGCGGGAAGCGATTCGCATCGCGATGGACAAGACCCAATTGGATTTGTCGCGTCGATCCGGCGAAATCTTGTCGGATGAAACGATTGAGCGAATTGACTACACGCTGCATCGCATTCTCGACGAACGGTTGAGAATGGACGATCCTAAGTTGAAAAAGTTCATGGAGCGTTTTTCAAAAGGTGCGACGCCCGAGCAAGTTGAGATGATCGCGATCAATGCGATGGTGATGACCGATGGCGGCCGATCCGGTCGTTGGGGGGGGGGCTTCATCCGCGGCATGGCCGATCGACCCGCGCCTCTGAATGCGAACGAATTGGATATGATCAAATGGTGGTTGCCCGACGAGGATCATGAGACGCTTGATTTGATCGCTGGCGACCCTCGCAATCCGTTTATGGAATCGGAAACGCTACGTTATTGGGCCGGAGAAACCGTCAAGCGGAAATCACCCTGGCGAAACGAAGATCCTCGTAGTCTGCTGCAGCGTTACCAGCAGATCGATGATGATGAGTATCGATTGATGTTGGATCTGATGCCGCCCAAGGAGATGCTGGACCGCTTGGTGCCCGAGCAGCGCCGCTAA
- a CDS encoding Gfo/Idh/MocA family protein: protein MMSKSNSLNLHRQANAHRTPRRRFLKSLATAAIAPVVIPASALGRDGHTAPSERITMGLVGSGDHGSGWNLDRMFANKDQQVVAVCDVDSSRVKTAAAKVNAHYSKESGGDYRCDTYADFRDLINRKDIDAVDVATPDHWHVIPALMALKSGKHVICEKPLSLTIAEGRILADAAKASGKVFQTASENRSVESYIRMVELVKAGVFGEIKHVKILLPPSNRQRKEMDPTLGTPPPQLDYEMWQGQAPEMPYYASRVHYNFRWNLAYSGGIITDWGAHMIDLAHWATGNELTGPVEMEGAGVFPPRDGIWNTAETFKVHYRYPSGLTTELFTDAPGLKFEGTKGWLLTRGWRGPMQSDKPELLDTALNAEQTLRRPRTDGSGGEHMEFTDAIKEGRQAYAPAEIGHRTITVAHLGNIAMMLGRKLQWDPAQEAFVNDPEANAMRSREQRGPWTIENVDSWLNVG, encoded by the coding sequence ATGATGTCCAAATCCAACTCACTCAATCTCCATCGCCAAGCCAACGCCCACCGGACACCGCGCCGTCGGTTCCTCAAGTCACTTGCGACGGCGGCCATCGCTCCCGTCGTCATTCCTGCTTCAGCGCTCGGCCGTGATGGCCATACGGCACCGAGTGAGCGGATCACCATGGGGCTGGTCGGCAGCGGCGATCACGGATCGGGGTGGAATCTCGATCGCATGTTTGCCAACAAGGACCAACAAGTGGTTGCGGTTTGCGATGTCGATTCGTCACGCGTCAAGACCGCCGCCGCAAAGGTTAACGCCCACTATTCGAAGGAGTCGGGTGGGGACTATCGCTGCGACACCTACGCCGATTTTCGGGATCTGATCAATCGCAAAGATATCGATGCGGTCGATGTTGCCACGCCCGACCATTGGCACGTCATCCCAGCGTTGATGGCGCTGAAATCAGGCAAGCATGTGATTTGCGAGAAGCCCCTTTCGCTCACGATTGCCGAGGGGCGGATTTTGGCAGATGCGGCCAAAGCGTCCGGAAAGGTTTTTCAGACCGCGTCGGAGAACCGATCGGTTGAGTCCTACATCCGCATGGTCGAATTGGTCAAAGCCGGAGTCTTTGGTGAGATCAAACACGTCAAAATCCTGCTTCCGCCAAGCAATCGCCAACGCAAAGAGATGGACCCAACGCTTGGGACGCCACCGCCGCAACTTGACTACGAGATGTGGCAAGGCCAAGCACCGGAAATGCCTTATTACGCGTCTCGGGTCCATTATAATTTTCGCTGGAACCTGGCTTATTCGGGTGGCATCATTACCGATTGGGGTGCCCACATGATCGATCTGGCGCACTGGGCAACCGGCAATGAATTGACCGGGCCGGTGGAAATGGAAGGCGCCGGCGTATTTCCGCCTCGCGATGGCATCTGGAATACGGCGGAAACGTTTAAGGTCCACTATCGTTATCCATCGGGGTTGACGACAGAGTTGTTTACAGACGCACCAGGGCTCAAGTTCGAAGGGACGAAGGGGTGGCTGTTGACTCGCGGTTGGCGTGGTCCGATGCAATCGGATAAGCCAGAGCTCCTTGATACGGCTTTGAACGCGGAACAGACGCTTCGTCGCCCGAGAACCGACGGCAGCGGTGGGGAGCACATGGAATTCACCGATGCGATCAAAGAGGGGCGTCAGGCCTATGCACCGGCGGAAATTGGCCACCGCACGATCACGGTCGCTCATCTTGGGAATATTGCGATGATGCTGGGGCGAAAATTGCAATGGGACCCGGCACAGGAGGCATTTGTGAACGACCCGGAAGCCAACGCCATGCGAAGCCGCGAACAACGAGGTCCATGGACGATCGAGAATGTTGATTCTTGGCTGAATGTGGGGTGA
- a CDS encoding M3 family metallopeptidase, with product MLKPWTGPYGGVPPWNLVRTDEFLGAFDIAIAEAKDEITGIADQSDPATFENTIVALEKSGKTLQRLETLFDVHASNLNVGPIPDLERTVAPQLSEYRDSIYQNSALFKRIETIYQSDAMDSFTVAQKRLVDDLYKTFVRQGAKLSQSDKAKLSQINTRLARLFTDFSQNVLEDEKGFVTWVENEADLAGLPESVTTAMKSAATDRGKPEQWAVTNTRSSMDPFLTYADNRELREQVWRNYYNRCDNGDEHDNNAIISEILSLRDARAKLLGYENHAQRRLESTMAKSPEATMDLMMKVWPKAVARVREEVADMQAIADQEGVNLKIAPWDYRYYAEKVRKAKYDLDFNEVKPYMQLEKLREAMMWAAGELYGMQFTQVTDVPVFHPDVRVWRVDDQEGNRVGLWYLDPYAREGKRSGAWMNAYRLQENIDEPITPIVSNNSNFIKGAEGKPVLISWDDAVTLFHEFGHALHGLNSKVNYPSQAGTSVARDYVEFPSQLMEHWLDTPEVLRKYCVHYETGAPMPAELLEKIKKASKFNQGFDTVEYLASAIVDMKLHTTDQDKIDPDQFERDTLAEIGMPEELPMRHRTPHFSHIFSSDSYSAGYYSYLWSDALTADAAEVFEEAGTYYDPAIAKSLHDNVMSVGDTIDPAEGFRRFRGRDVDTSALLRKRGFPVQ from the coding sequence ATGCTCAAGCCGTGGACCGGTCCTTATGGCGGCGTCCCGCCGTGGAATTTGGTCCGCACCGACGAGTTTCTCGGTGCGTTTGACATTGCGATCGCCGAAGCGAAGGATGAGATCACCGGAATCGCGGACCAGTCCGACCCAGCGACGTTTGAGAACACGATCGTCGCACTCGAAAAATCGGGCAAGACGCTGCAGCGACTCGAGACGTTGTTCGACGTGCACGCATCGAACTTGAACGTGGGGCCGATCCCCGACCTCGAACGGACCGTTGCACCTCAATTATCCGAATATCGCGATAGCATCTATCAGAACAGCGCGTTGTTCAAACGGATCGAAACGATCTACCAAAGCGACGCGATGGATTCGTTCACCGTCGCTCAAAAACGACTGGTCGATGACCTCTACAAGACGTTCGTCCGGCAAGGCGCCAAGCTGAGCCAAAGCGACAAGGCCAAGTTGTCGCAAATCAACACACGTTTGGCCCGATTGTTTACCGATTTCAGCCAAAATGTACTTGAGGACGAAAAAGGTTTTGTCACGTGGGTCGAAAACGAAGCAGACCTGGCGGGATTACCCGAAAGTGTCACGACGGCGATGAAGTCCGCGGCGACGGATCGTGGCAAGCCCGAGCAATGGGCGGTGACGAACACACGATCGTCGATGGACCCCTTCTTGACCTATGCCGACAACCGGGAACTGCGCGAGCAGGTTTGGCGGAATTATTACAATCGCTGCGATAACGGTGACGAACATGACAACAACGCGATCATTTCAGAAATCTTGAGTTTGCGGGACGCGCGAGCAAAATTGCTCGGTTATGAAAACCATGCCCAACGCCGACTCGAATCGACCATGGCTAAGAGTCCAGAAGCGACCATGGATCTGATGATGAAGGTCTGGCCCAAAGCGGTCGCTCGCGTCCGCGAAGAGGTCGCCGACATGCAAGCGATCGCGGACCAGGAGGGCGTGAACCTCAAAATCGCCCCGTGGGATTATCGGTACTATGCCGAAAAGGTTCGCAAGGCAAAATACGATTTGGATTTCAACGAAGTGAAACCCTACATGCAGCTCGAGAAATTGCGTGAAGCGATGATGTGGGCCGCGGGCGAGCTGTATGGGATGCAGTTCACGCAAGTGACCGACGTCCCTGTCTTTCATCCGGACGTGCGCGTCTGGCGAGTCGACGATCAAGAGGGCAACCGGGTCGGGCTGTGGTACTTGGATCCTTACGCTCGCGAGGGTAAACGGAGCGGTGCGTGGATGAATGCATATCGCCTGCAAGAGAACATCGATGAACCGATCACACCGATCGTGTCGAACAACTCGAACTTCATCAAGGGAGCGGAAGGTAAGCCGGTTTTGATTTCTTGGGATGATGCGGTGACGTTGTTCCATGAGTTCGGGCACGCGCTGCATGGATTGAATTCCAAGGTGAACTACCCGTCGCAGGCCGGCACGAGTGTGGCACGCGACTACGTCGAATTTCCTTCGCAATTGATGGAACATTGGCTCGATACCCCCGAAGTGCTCCGCAAGTATTGCGTGCACTACGAAACCGGAGCACCGATGCCGGCGGAGTTGTTGGAAAAGATCAAGAAAGCATCAAAGTTCAACCAGGGTTTCGATACCGTCGAGTATTTGGCCAGTGCGATTGTCGACATGAAATTGCATACGACCGATCAAGACAAGATCGATCCGGATCAGTTTGAACGTGACACGTTGGCGGAAATTGGGATGCCCGAAGAATTGCCGATGCGCCATCGAACGCCTCATTTTTCGCACATTTTTAGCAGCGATTCGTATTCCGCCGGGTACTACAGCTATTTGTGGTCGGATGCCTTAACCGCAGACGCAGCCGAGGTTTTTGAAGAAGCGGGGACCTACTACGATCCTGCGATTGCGAAAAGCCTGCATGACAATGTGATGAGCGTGGGTGATACGATCGACCCCGCAGAAGGGTTCCGCCGATTCCGCGGTCGTGATGTCGATACGAGCGCACTGCTAAGGAAACGTGGTTTTCCGGTGCAATAG
- a CDS encoding 3-keto-disaccharide hydrolase, which translates to MDIKLSDRFMRCGVFFAMLILTHDAFGEEPGRFKYEYPGYNDTPFYPATKFYPAATYRVHDPNQPQPPRVLPPNSDGSLGTPAPSDAVVLFDGTSLDAFEENDAVVENGVIVIGGDSLLTKQAFGSCQLHLEWRTPETLADRTGNMGNSGLFLMDQYELQIFDSYSCKIYADGSAGAIYAQTPPLVNVCRKPGEWQSFDVVFHAPVFQQGEVVSLPEITVLHNGVLIQDRTQIKGPTLHKTARPITPHAEKMPLHIQGHGCPVGIRNFWIRPLD; encoded by the coding sequence TTGGACATCAAACTGAGTGATCGCTTCATGCGTTGCGGTGTTTTTTTTGCGATGCTGATCCTGACCCACGACGCCTTTGGCGAGGAACCGGGACGTTTCAAGTACGAGTACCCGGGGTACAACGATACGCCGTTTTATCCCGCAACGAAGTTTTATCCTGCGGCAACGTATCGCGTCCATGATCCGAACCAACCGCAACCTCCGCGGGTGTTGCCACCGAACTCGGACGGATCCTTGGGGACGCCGGCACCCTCGGATGCGGTTGTTTTGTTCGATGGAACTTCGCTTGATGCGTTTGAGGAAAACGATGCGGTCGTCGAAAACGGAGTGATCGTGATCGGTGGCGATTCGTTGTTGACGAAGCAAGCGTTTGGTTCGTGCCAATTGCATCTTGAATGGCGGACGCCGGAAACGTTGGCCGATCGTACCGGCAATATGGGAAACAGTGGTTTGTTCTTGATGGATCAATACGAGCTACAAATCTTCGATTCCTATTCGTGCAAAATCTACGCGGATGGTTCGGCCGGCGCGATCTATGCGCAAACGCCACCGTTGGTGAACGTGTGCCGGAAACCCGGGGAATGGCAAAGCTTTGATGTGGTTTTCCATGCTCCTGTGTTTCAACAGGGTGAAGTGGTTTCCTTGCCGGAAATCACCGTGCTGCACAACGGTGTCTTGATTCAGGATCGAACCCAGATCAAAGGACCGACGCTACACAAGACCGCGCGGCCAATCACACCGCACGCCGAGAAAATGCCACTTCATATCCAAGGACACGGTTGCCCGGTCGGGATCCGAAATTTTTGGATCCGCCCTCTCGATTGA
- a CDS encoding RNA polymerase sigma factor, with amino-acid sequence MLRVRDDDAGAFEELVRRYEARLVRLMHTIGPSHDLAEDLTQETFLRVYRARKRYEAGAKFSTWLFTIAGNVARNSSRSASRRREVNEVDVPRGFETPSNAQMLASTALDASGLMPNRLAEGDERAKIVRTAVLSLSERQRMALMLSRFENMSYAEIAESMELSPKAVKSLLSRARVNLKEALQPYIESGVLPKEGRV; translated from the coding sequence ATGCTGCGCGTTCGTGACGACGACGCAGGTGCTTTTGAAGAGTTGGTGCGGCGTTACGAAGCGAGGTTGGTGCGGTTGATGCATACCATTGGCCCAAGTCATGACTTGGCTGAGGATTTGACTCAAGAAACGTTCTTGCGTGTCTACCGTGCGAGAAAGCGTTACGAGGCCGGCGCCAAATTCTCGACGTGGCTGTTCACGATCGCTGGGAATGTCGCTCGAAACTCGAGCCGATCGGCTTCGCGTCGGCGCGAAGTGAACGAGGTCGACGTACCTCGCGGCTTCGAGACCCCCAGCAATGCTCAGATGTTAGCGTCAACGGCGCTGGACGCGAGTGGCTTGATGCCGAATCGATTGGCGGAAGGAGACGAGCGGGCCAAGATTGTACGGACGGCGGTGTTGTCGTTGAGCGAACGGCAGCGGATGGCGCTGATGCTGTCACGTTTTGAAAACATGAGCTATGCCGAGATCGCTGAATCGATGGAGCTCAGCCCCAAAGCAGTCAAGTCGCTGCTCAGTCGTGCGCGAGTGAACTTGAAAGAGGCGTTGCAGCCTTACATTGAATCGGGTGTGCTTCCGAAAGAGGGGAGAGTATGA